A single region of the Malus sylvestris chromosome 8, drMalSylv7.2, whole genome shotgun sequence genome encodes:
- the LOC126630931 gene encoding wall-associated receptor kinase 2-like produces the protein MTMSKQKVLLQPIILLIVIKVLLAAATSAQTQLTSPPLPSPPPPGEVEVKPGCQDKCGNVSIPYPFGTKKGCYLNEDFLITCNSTHYDPPKPFLPKSYSTEVTNISVDGKLYITLCPAVQCYDKSGQLTDGFTSSVNLSSFFISNTDNLHVAVGCDTYSYIFGYKNEKYAYSGGCISYCAGIDDYVVNGSCNGFGCCQTSFAQGINYFEVSAMSFKNHTDVYSFNPCSFSFVVQDGKFNFFSNMLGSDYLKNASLPVVLDWSVGSENCTNVVNKKNHPCKGNASCYDVENGTGYRCKCNDGFQGNPYLNGCHDIDECKVPELNTCKQKCINTEGSHTCSCYKGYHGDGKKNGEGCTRTPDQTSVIKIVVGKQAHMY, from the exons ATGACCATGAGCAAACAAAAAGTGCTTCTGCAACCTATCATCCTCCTAATAGTAATAAAGGTACTATTAGCAGCAGCCACTTCAGCCCAAACACAATTAACCTCTCCAcctcttccttctcctcctcctcccggTGAAGTAGAAGTCAAGCCGGGTTGTCAAGACAAATGTGGGAATGTTAGCATCCCATATCCATTTGGTACAAAAAAGGGCTGTTACTTAAATGAGGATTTCCTCATTACTTGTAATAGCACACATTATGACCCCCCAAAACCATTTCTTCCAAAGAGTTATTCGACTGAAGTCACAAACATATCCGTGGATGGGAAGCTTTACATTACCCTATGCCCAGCCGTACAATGTTACGACAAATCAGGCCAGCTGACTGACGGCTTCACCAGTTCTGTCAATCTTTCCAGTTTCTTCATATCAAACACCGACAACTTGCATGTCGCAGTTGGTTGTGACACCTATTCGTACATTTTCGgctacaaaaatgaaaaatacgcGTATAGTGGTGGGTGCATTTCATATTGTGCCGGCATTGATGACTACGTTGTCAATGGTTCCTGCAATGGTTTCGGCTGTTGTCAAACAAGCTTTGCTCAAGGAATAAATTATTTCGAAGTAAGTGCAATGAGTTTTAAAAATCATACGGATGTGTACTCCTTTAATCCTTGCAGTTTTTCCTTCGTTGTCCAAGACggcaagttcaacttcttctcCAATATGTTGGGGTCGGATTATTTGAAAAATGCATCCCTTCCGGTGGTACTCGATTGGTCAGTTGGAAGTGAGAACTGCACTAACGTTGTTAACAAGAAAAATCACCCATGTAAGGGCAACGCATCGTGTTATGATGTCGAGAATGGAACCGGGTATCGCTGCAAGTGCAATGACGGTTTCCAAGGGAATCCATACCTAAATGGCTGCCATG ACATTGATGAATGTAAGGTTCCAGAGCTCAATACATGCAAGCAAAAATGTATAAATACAGAGGGAAGCCATACTTGTTCTTGCTACAAGGGGTACCATGGTGATGGCAAAAAAAACGGAGAAGGTTGCACCCGCACCCCTGATCAGACCTCTGTTATCAAAATTGTCGTTGGTAAGCAGGCACATATGTACTAA